A window of Nodosilinea sp. PGN35 genomic DNA:
GTGGTGTGGGCCAGCCATGAACGGCTGGAGCTGCTGATGGACGAGGCCGAGCACCTGACCGGGGCACCAGAACTGGTTGTGGAGGTGCTATCGCCGGGGAGCAAGAACGAACAGCGCGATCGCCAGCTCAAGCTCAAGCTCTATTCCCAGCAGGGGGTGCAGGAATACTGGATTGTGAGCCCGCCCCTGCACCAGGTGCAGGTTTACCGACGAGACCATGCCCTGCTGACCCTGGTGGTGACCCTCCAGGCAGTGGACACGCTGACCTCGCCCCTGCTGCCGGAGTTTGCCTGCCCCCTCAGCCGCATCTTTGGGCTCCGCTAGGGCTTTGAACAGCGATCAACCCGTAGGGTGCATTAGGCGGCCCATTCCCCTGGCTCCCTGCCCTCCAGTCCCCGCCCGCCAATGCACCGCCTACCCATGCCGCGACACCCCGCATTCGGTGCATTACGGCCAGGCCCAAATTTATGGGTAATTGGCTCAAACCCTGCAAGGCCTAATGCACCCTACGGGTGGGAATTACGCAAGCTGGGCCAGCAGGGCGGTGGCTTCGTCGAGGGCGACGCGGTACACGTGGTCGCCGCCGTCGCAGGTGGCGAGGCGGTGGGCCGCCTGGGCGTGGGGGCGGGCCTGGGCGGGGTCGCCCTGGGCCAGGTGGTGCTGGGCCAAAAACAGATTGATGTCGGCCCCCTGGAGGACGTAGCCACAGCGATCGGCGATCGCCAGGGCCTGCTGGGCCAGGGAAAGGGTCTCGGCAGGCTTGTCCTGGGCAGCCCGCAGCCGCGCCAGGTCGAGCAGGATGTCGGCTTCGGCGTCTACAGCGTTGATGGTGCGGCAGCGGGTGAGGGCGTCGGTGAGGTGGGTGTCGCTGGCGGATAGATCGCCGTTGACCCGGTGGGCGGCCCCCAGCAGCCAGTGGGCGCGGACGTAGTCGCGTTCGACAGGATGTATAGCGCGGGCAGTTTCGTCGGCGAGTTCGAGCGATCGCTCCGCCGCCGCCAGCGCCATCCCTGCCCCAGCGGTATCTCCCGCCCGCCCCCGCAGCAGCCCCGCCAGCGATCGGTAGGCCCAATCGATGCAAAGTCCCTGCAGATTAGTTGTTTTATTCCAGTACTCTGTGGAAAGTTGCAACTCCGCTTCTGCTTTTGCCCATACTCCTCGGTAGGTCAGCAGTCGTCCTAGTTCCCCACGCTCAACCGCCTCCCAATACTCATTGGCAATGATCCGGCAAAGTTCAATTGATCTATACAAGTTGGCTTCAGCAGCTTGCATAGCACCGATAGGGAGTTGTACCACGTAAGCCAAATTTCCTAGGACAACTGCTACATTTCTCTGATTTCCTAATCTTGCGGCAATAACAGCCCCACTCTCAAACAAAGGCATTGCCACCCTCGGTTGTCCGCTTAAGCTGTAATTGTCTGCTAGTGCGTTTAACACCTGGCCCTGACTGCCTTCATTTCGCAGTTGCGGCGGCTGGTCTTCGCCCTGGGGAAAGAGGGCGCGCAGCAGTTCAATCTGCAACTGGTAGGCTCCTAGGCCGTAGGTGGGTTCATCAATGCGCTCAAGAAACAAGTCACACGCCTCGTCGTACTGCTCTGCCCGCACCATGTGGTGATACAGCTCAATCACCGGGGCCAGGTCGTCCAGGGTGGTCACATGCTCTGGCCCGGGCACCGTGGCAAAGTAGTCGCGCAGCTGGCCGTGGGCGGCGGTGCGGGCCTCGGTGGCCATGCGGCCATAGGCATAGCGCCGCACGATGGGGTGTAGGTCAAACCACACCTGTGGCCCCTGAGGCGTCCGTCGCGTCTCCTGCTGCACCAGCCCCCGATTGATCAAATCCCGCAGGATAGCCTGTAGGGGCATAGCACCGCTACGCTCCCCCGCAGCCTCGGCATCATCACCCGCCCCATCGCCCTGGGCAAGGGCCTGCAACACCCCGTAGGCCACCGGGCTACGAAAGCAAGCAATCCGCCCCAGCAGCTGCCGCCCCGCCGGGGGCAGGCTGTCGTAGGTGCGGGCCAGCACATGGTTGCGCCGCTGCACCAGGTCGCCGGTTACATCCAGGCTGTCGGCGGCGCGGATGTCGTTGGGGCAGTCAAAATTTTGGGCAATGTAGCCCGCCACCAGCCGCAGGCTGAGGGGGTGAAAGCCATAGTTCTCGCACACCCGCTCAATTTCATTCCGGTTGCCCGCCACCCCCTGGCGACGAAAGAACGTCACCGCATCGTCTGGGGCTAGCGATCGCAGTTCCTTCTCCCCACAGCCCGCCAGCAAACCACCGTGCTGCTCCACCGCCCGAGGCCGCAGCCGAGTAGACATCAGTACCCGCCCCCGCAGCCCCGGCAGACAGGCCACCCCCCGCAAAAACTCCTCCGCCAGCGGACTAATGCACTCGCGCCCCTCCCCCATCCTCCCAACCTCCCCCACCCCCTCACCAGCTACACCCCCTCCCAACGGCTCATCCCCCTGGTACGCCGCCCCCAGCCCCCCGTAGGCCCGCAGCTCCCGCTCAAAGCCATCCATCACGATCAGCACCGGGTGCCGTTGCAGGTAGATCAGCACCGCCTGGAGCTGCTGGCGGGGCGGCACCCGGCCTGGGTTGTGGCCCGTCAGGTAAGCGAAGATCTCTGGCAAAAAGTTGTCGAAGCTGGCCGAGGCTTCGTAGAAGCTCCACCACACCACCTGGGGCCACTCCTGCGAGTCCACCCGGTGGGTGAGCCAGTGCCAGGTGAGGGCGCTTTTGCCAAAGCCCCCCAGGGCAAGCAGCACATACAGCGGCTGGTTGCTCTGCCCTAACCAGTTGGTGAGGACTTCTAGCTCGGCGGTGCGCCCGGTGAAGTTGGGCGGCATGGGGTAGGGGTGGGCCAAAAACCATCCCTGGGGCCGTTCAGGCGGGCGAGGAATGAACTTAGCCAGGACTTCCTCCACCAGCTCCAGCCCGCAACCCATAGGGCTTTCGGCCCAGGCCAGCAGTTCCGTCACGCGCTGGGCGGGCGGGGCCAAAGGCGGCGAGACATTCCCCGACGGCGGGTTCAGCGCAAAAATCACCTGCTCTAGCTGGGCGACGGGCAGAGACGAGAGCCGCTGAAACAGGTCAAAACGCTGGGCAATATTGTCTGAATAGGCCACGGGCAAGGGCTACGGGCGGCGGTAGGGCGTTGACTACAACTATACTCGCTGCCTCTCTGCCGCGCCGCCCGCCATGCTCCGCCCTCAGCGTGGCGGAATGCTTGCGGCATAGGCTTAAAGATCCCTGGGTTCTTCGAGAACCCAGGGATCTGGCGGTGGGGCAGCGATCGCCCTGCGGCAGATTTTTCCCACAATCTTGGCCATCGCCCGCCCAGCTCGGACGAACTTGGTATAATCTCAGGGCACTGACTTCGTAGGACGTAAGGCATTCGGGTGACATATTTTGGCAGAGTGCTAACGGCAATGGTGACGCCATTCTCTGAAGATGGCTCCGTTGACTACGCCGTGGCCGAGCGCCTGGCTGACCATCTGGTGAACAACGGCAGCGATGGGCTGGTGGTGTGCGGCACCACAGGTGAGTCGCCCACCCTGAGTTGGCAAGAGGAGTATCAGCTCTACAAGACGGTGCGCGAAGCGGTGGCGGGCCGTGCTAAGGTGATCGCGGGTACTGGCTCCAATTCGACCTCAGAGGCCATTGAGGCTACCCGCCATGCCGGTGAGCTGGGGCTAGACGGGTCTCTGCAGGTGGTGCCCTACTACAACAAGCCCTCCCAAGAGGGGCTCTATCAGCACTTTAGCCAGATTGCGGCGGCGGTGCCCGACTTGCCAATCATGCTGTACAACATTCCGGGGAGAACCGGCTGTGCCCTGGCGGTAGACACCACTGCCCGTCTGGCAGAAATATCGAATATAGTGGCTATTAAGGAGGCTAGTGGAAGCTTAGACCAAGCCAGTCAAATCAGGTACTATACCCCCGCCGAGTTTAGCATCTACTCTGGGGATGACTCCCTAACTCTGCCAGTGCTCGCCGTGGGCGGCTGTGGGGTGGTGAGCGTGGCCAGTCACCTGGTTGGCCCACACATTCAAAAGATGGTGCAGGCCTACGCAGCCGGAGAGACCCGGTTGGCCACCGAAATACATTTGCAGTTGTTGCCTTTGTTTAAGGTTTTGTTTGTTACCACCAACCCGGTGCCGCTTAAGGTAGCGCTTGCTCACCAGGGCTGGCCAGTGGGCGCAGTGCGATCGCCCCTGTGCATGCCCGACGAGTCAACTACCGCCGCTATTCTCCAGGTGCTTGAGCAGCTTTCTGCCAGCGATGTCTTAGCCAAGCGCGCCTAGGGCATTCTCAACCCAGGGGTTGTTCTCCTCCAGAGGGCCTAGCCCGCGTCGGCGTCAAGGCCAAACCCGCAGCAGATTGCTCTGCCCTACCGCTATCCACGCCAGCTTTCTCACAACTGAATAGCCTGCTTGTTCTTTACTACTTGTGTAACGTTATCTATGGATCTATCTGTATCATCTACGGCCCCGGCCTGTACGACCGCTGAGCTTGCGGTATTTGCCAGGGCTTCTGCTGTTCCTATAGCTACTCCTGCTAACCTCTAGCGCTCAAGCCAGCCACGGCATGAGGGCAGAGCTGCCATCCTGCCGGAGGCTCTTCAGCCCCTTGCTAATTCTGAAATGAGCTTTGGGGTCAGCGCGGCCAAGGTCTCTAGCACCATTTATTCCTTTTTCAAATTTTCCACCTTTCACAACGACTGTTTACCACTGACGAGACTGTATATGACTTCAAAATCTGCCAATACTGCCCTGAAAATCATCCCTCTGGGGGGCCTGCATGAGATCGGCAAAAACACCTGTGTTTTTGAAATCAACGACGAGATCATGCTGCTCGACGCCGGGCTGGCCTTCCCCACCGATGGCATGCACGGGGTCAACATTGTGCTGCCCGATGTCACCTACCTGCGGGAAAATCGCCACAAGATCAAGGGCATGATTGTCACCCACGGACACGAAGACCACATCGGCGGCATTGCCTTTCACCTCAAGCAGTTCGACATTCCGGTGATCTACGGCCCTCGGCTGGCGATGGCCCTGCTAGAGGGCAAGCTGGAAGAGGCGGGGATGAGCGATCGCACCGAACTGCGCCAGGTGCGCCCCCGCGAGACCGTGCGGGTAGGCAACTCTTTTCTGGTCGAATACATTCGCAACACCCACTCCATTGCCGACAGCTGCTCGGTGATTATCCACACCCCCGTGGGCATTGTGGTGCACACCGGAGACTTCAAGTTTGACCACACCCCCGTAGACGGCGAAACCTTTGACATTCAAAAGCTGGCGGAGGCTGGCGAAAAGGGTGTGCTGTGCCTGGTGAGCGACTCCACCAACTCGGAGGTGCCCGGGCACACTCCCTCGGAGCGGTCGGTCTTCCCCAACCTCGATCGCGAATTTTCTAAGGCCGACGGACGACTGATCGTCACCACTTTTTCGTCGTCGGTACACCGGGTCAACATGATTTTGGAGCTGGCCCAAAAGCACAACCGCAAGGTGTTTGTGGTGGGGCGCTCGATGCTCAACGTCATCGCCCACGCCCGCGACCTGGGCTACATTAAGTGCCCTGAAAGTCTGTTTTTGCCCCTCAAATCCCTGGGGCACACCGCCGATGAGAACGTGTTAATTCTCACCACCGGCTCCCAGGGTGAGCCCCTGGCCGCCCTCACCCGCATTGCCGAAGATTCTCACCGGCAGATCAAGGTCAAGCAGGGCGACACCGTGGTGTTCTCCGCCAACCCCATTCCCGGCAACACCATCTCGGTCGTCAACACCATTGACAAGCTGATGATGCGCGGGGCCAAGGTGGTCTACGGCAAAGACAAAGGCATCCACGTCTCCGGCCACGGTGCCCAGGAAGACCAGAAGCTGATGCTGGCCCTGACTAAACCCAAGTACTTCCTGCCCGTCCACGGCGAGCACCGCATGCTGGTGAAGCACTCCGAGACCGCCCAGAGCATGGGGGTGCCCGCCGAGAACATGGTGATTATCAACAACGGCGACATTGTTGAGGTCAACCCCAGCGGTATCCGCATTGCCGGGCAGGTGCCCTCGGGCATTGAACTGGTCGATGCCTCTCGAGTTGGGGTCGTGGGCCGCGATGTGCTCAAAGAGCGGCAGCAGCTGGCCGAAGATGGCGTAGTGACCATTGCCGCCACCGTGGGCAGCAACGGCAAGCTAGTGGCCGACCCCACCGTCCAG
This region includes:
- a CDS encoding RNase J family beta-CASP ribonuclease, producing MTSKSANTALKIIPLGGLHEIGKNTCVFEINDEIMLLDAGLAFPTDGMHGVNIVLPDVTYLRENRHKIKGMIVTHGHEDHIGGIAFHLKQFDIPVIYGPRLAMALLEGKLEEAGMSDRTELRQVRPRETVRVGNSFLVEYIRNTHSIADSCSVIIHTPVGIVVHTGDFKFDHTPVDGETFDIQKLAEAGEKGVLCLVSDSTNSEVPGHTPSERSVFPNLDREFSKADGRLIVTTFSSSVHRVNMILELAQKHNRKVFVVGRSMLNVIAHARDLGYIKCPESLFLPLKSLGHTADENVLILTTGSQGEPLAALTRIAEDSHRQIKVKQGDTVVFSANPIPGNTISVVNTIDKLMMRGAKVVYGKDKGIHVSGHGAQEDQKLMLALTKPKYFLPVHGEHRMLVKHSETAQSMGVPAENMVIINNGDIVEVNPSGIRIAGQVPSGIELVDASRVGVVGRDVLKERQQLAEDGVVTIAATVGSNGKLVADPTVQIRGVAQSISQERFQGQVKQIISQVLVTKGAELLVSNGNGKAALDLDALKVALDQDLRRLVRRELDKRDPMLILLIQAAGVEGAVQSQPGAEPKPKAEAKVQRKAPPKAEPDKAEPDKAEPEPQPQVATAERRTRTRATAGSAS
- a CDS encoding tetratricopeptide repeat protein: MAYSDNIAQRFDLFQRLSSLPVAQLEQVIFALNPPSGNVSPPLAPPAQRVTELLAWAESPMGCGLELVEEVLAKFIPRPPERPQGWFLAHPYPMPPNFTGRTAELEVLTNWLGQSNQPLYVLLALGGFGKSALTWHWLTHRVDSQEWPQVVWWSFYEASASFDNFLPEIFAYLTGHNPGRVPPRQQLQAVLIYLQRHPVLIVMDGFERELRAYGGLGAAYQGDEPLGGGVAGEGVGEVGRMGEGRECISPLAEEFLRGVACLPGLRGRVLMSTRLRPRAVEQHGGLLAGCGEKELRSLAPDDAVTFFRRQGVAGNRNEIERVCENYGFHPLSLRLVAGYIAQNFDCPNDIRAADSLDVTGDLVQRRNHVLARTYDSLPPAGRQLLGRIACFRSPVAYGVLQALAQGDGAGDDAEAAGERSGAMPLQAILRDLINRGLVQQETRRTPQGPQVWFDLHPIVRRYAYGRMATEARTAAHGQLRDYFATVPGPEHVTTLDDLAPVIELYHHMVRAEQYDEACDLFLERIDEPTYGLGAYQLQIELLRALFPQGEDQPPQLRNEGSQGQVLNALADNYSLSGQPRVAMPLFESGAVIAARLGNQRNVAVVLGNLAYVVQLPIGAMQAAEANLYRSIELCRIIANEYWEAVERGELGRLLTYRGVWAKAEAELQLSTEYWNKTTNLQGLCIDWAYRSLAGLLRGRAGDTAGAGMALAAAERSLELADETARAIHPVERDYVRAHWLLGAAHRVNGDLSASDTHLTDALTRCRTINAVDAEADILLDLARLRAAQDKPAETLSLAQQALAIADRCGYVLQGADINLFLAQHHLAQGDPAQARPHAQAAHRLATCDGGDHVYRVALDEATALLAQLA
- the dapA gene encoding 4-hydroxy-tetrahydrodipicolinate synthase: MTYFGRVLTAMVTPFSEDGSVDYAVAERLADHLVNNGSDGLVVCGTTGESPTLSWQEEYQLYKTVREAVAGRAKVIAGTGSNSTSEAIEATRHAGELGLDGSLQVVPYYNKPSQEGLYQHFSQIAAAVPDLPIMLYNIPGRTGCALAVDTTARLAEISNIVAIKEASGSLDQASQIRYYTPAEFSIYSGDDSLTLPVLAVGGCGVVSVASHLVGPHIQKMVQAYAAGETRLATEIHLQLLPLFKVLFVTTNPVPLKVALAHQGWPVGAVRSPLCMPDESTTAAILQVLEQLSASDVLAKRA
- a CDS encoding Uma2 family endonuclease — protein: MTSAVDRVRWTTADLELFPEDGKRYEIIDGELIVTRAPSWSHQEVTGRVFAALDSWCQETDLGRAAINPGILFTEEDNVIPDVVWASHERLELLMDEAEHLTGAPELVVEVLSPGSKNEQRDRQLKLKLYSQQGVQEYWIVSPPLHQVQVYRRDHALLTLVVTLQAVDTLTSPLLPEFACPLSRIFGLR